Below is a genomic region from Estrella lausannensis.
TGCATCGACTCTCTAAGATAATTCCGCTGGATTCCCGCCTCTTTCTAGGAAACAGTTTGCCGATTAGGGAGTGGGACCTTCATGCGACCACTGCTTCCCCCCTTGAAGAAGTTTACGCGGTGCGGGGCTTAAATGGAATCGATGGCCAAATTTCTGCCTTTTTAGGACTTCTCCATCCCCAAAAGAAAAATATCGCCCTCATGGGGGACCTAACCGCGCTCTATGATTTGAACGCCTTCTTTGCCTTAAAAGATTGCCACGGCGCCTTCACCCTGTTTATCATCAACAACGGGGGAGGGAAGCTTTTCCGCAAACTCTTCAAGAATCCGCTGATTCAAAATAATCACGAACTTGGGTTCGCTCACTGGCCCAGAATGTTCGGTCTTAGCTATGCAAAGGTCGAGACTTCTATCATCGGCCCCGAACTTCTTCAGTATGCCGTTGTTGAAATCGTCCCGGAGCAGGATCAGTCCGATGCTTTCAATGTAGAGATGAGGCCATGATCCGGTTGATCGCTCTGCACGGGTTTTTAGGCAGAGGCAGCGACTTTCACTTTCTTAAGGGGAAGTTGCCGCCCTCTCTTGATTTGGCCGCCCCTTCCTTTTTTTCTCCTGGCGAGTGCGCTAAGTGGCAGCATCCACTGGATTCGATGGGAGAGGTGCTAAACAATTATATCGGGGAGCTTTGGCCGGGGGAGAAGCCCGTGCTGCTTGGCTATTCCATGGGAGGCAGGCTCGGCCTGCAAGCTCTCAAAAGGAAAGAATCATCGTTCCGGGCAGCCATTTTTGTGTCGACCCACTTTGGCTTAACAGACAGAGAGCAGCGTCTTGCAAGGATCGAAGAGGACTCGAAACTCTCTGCCCGGATGGAGATCGAGTCATTTTCAAAATTCTGTGATGAATGGGACAGGCGACCGCTCTTTGAAGGCGCGCCCAAAGTTTTGCGCAGAGAGTCTCAGTTCGACAAGTCGGCGCTGTCTTTTGCCTTAAATGAGTGGAGTTTGGGAAAGCAGGAATATTTCAAAGCTATGGTGGAAAAGCTAGATATCCCTATTCTTGTGATTTCGGGGGAAAATGACCTTACCTTTCGCGACATGGCTCTTTCGCTCAAGTTGAAAAATCCGCATTCCCTGACCTTTATTGCCAAAGAAACGAACCATCGCGTACCATGGCAATCTAAAGAATTATTTATCAGTGCGGTCAATCACTTCATCAACAAACTGTAATTTGCGAGGCTCTCATGACAGTGGAAACAAAAACAGAAATTTGGCATCCGATTAAAGTATATCAGGATATTAAGTACGAAGAAACCGGAGACGGAATCGCCAAAATCACCATTAACCGTCCCCATGTGCGCAATGCCTTCCGCCCGGAGACAGTCATCGAGATGCAAGACGCATTCAACCATGCCAGGGAGTCCGCATCTATCGGGGTTATCATCTTGACTGGCGAGGGCACTGAAGCGTTTTGCTCGGGCGGCGATCAGAAGATTCGCGGGGATAAAGGATACGTTGGATCAGATGGCATACCGCGTCTGAATGTGCTCGACTTGCAAAAGCAGATCCGCTCCATCCCGAAACCCGTCATTGCCCAAGTTGCCGGTTATGCGATCGGCGGCGGTCATGTGCTGCACGTGGTGTGCGATTTATCCATCGCCGCAGAGAACGCTATTTTCGGACAGGTAGGTCCTAAGGTGGGCTCTTTTGACGGAGGACTCGGATCTAGCTACCTTGCCCGTATCGTCGGCCAGAAGAAGGCGCGTGAAATTTGGTATCTGTGCCGTCAATATAACGCTCAGGAAGCTTTGGAGATGGGGCTCGTCAATAAAGTGGTTCCCGTCGAGCAGTTGGAGGAGGAGACTTTGGAGTGGTGCCGAGAAATTCTTAAGCACTCGCCGCTCGCCCTAAGATGCCTCAAAGCAAGCTTGAACGCCGACTGCGATGGGCAGATGGGACTTCTGGATTTGGCAGGAAACGCCACGTTGCTCTATTACATGACGGAAGAGGCCAAAGAAGGGAAAAATGCTTTCCTGGAAAAGAGAAAACCCAATTTTTCCAAATTTAAAAGGCTTCCCTGAAGGAGAGCACGATGTCATACGGCCAACCCGCCTCTCTTGCTAAGAGAGGCGCCTACTTTTTCATGGCGATCCGTCCGAAGACGCTGACGGCTTCGATTGCACCGGTTTTAGTGGCTATCGCTTACGTATATGCCGCTTCAAGTCAGTTCAGCGTGCCGATCCTCATTTCAGCGCTAAGCACCTTCTTGTCGCTGCAGATAGCGGTTAACTTGTTCAACGACGCTTTAGACTTCAAAAAAGGGGCGGATACCAAAGACCGCCTGGGACCTTGCCGAGTGACCCAGTCCGGACTTTTTTCTCCTGGGACCGTAATGCTTTTGGGAACCCTCTTTATCGTTTTGTCTTTTCTGACGGCGATCCCTCTATATCTGAAAGGAGGGTGGCCCATTTTCCTGATATCTTGCCTTTCTGCTCTGGCAGCTTATGTCTACACGGGCGGCCCCTTTCCTTTGGCCTACCACGGCCTTGGCGAACTTTTCGTGCTGATTTTTTTTGGACCAGTCAGCGTTGTCTCCATAGCCTATGTAGAACTGGGAGAGTTTTCTCCGGAGGCGCTTCTTGCCGGGCTGCAGGTAGGACTTTTAGCTACAGTGATGATCGCCATCAATAATTTACGGGATATCGAGCAGGACAAAATAGCCGATAAAAAAACCCTCGCTACTCGCCTGGGAATGAAGGCATCAAGAGCGCTCATTGCCCTTTATTTATTTTTACCCTTTGCCCTGGGTTTTTTTTGGCCCTCTTTCGGCTATAACATCGCCTTTTATCTACCCCTGACGCTTCTGCCTTTTTCTATCACGCTCATCAGAGCGATATATCGCACAGCGCCCTCTACAGAGTACAACGGCTATCTTGCCCGTGCAGCGCTGATTCACCTCCTTTTTGGAGTGTATTTATCCATCGGCTTATTGGTGTATTTTTATGTTTAAGATCTTGGCACACCCCTATTCCCTACGCTTAAAGAACATCCGCTCAAGCAGACTGCTGAATCATAAAAGAGAGGGAGCGCTCTTGCGATTCTCCTTTCCGGACGGTTCTAGCGGCTATAGTGATCTGCACCCTTGGGAGGAGTTCGGCGATCTCTCGCTTGATCAGGAGATTGAACTGCTCAAGAGCGGACGTCCGACAGCACTCGGCTTCCGTGCTCTTCAGCTTGCCGCAAAAGACGCAGAATTCAGAAGGCAAGGCGTCAACGCACTCGAGGGCCTTACCGTACCGAAGAGCCACTTCCTTTTGTCGGGAGACGAACACAAGGACCACAAACTTCTGGAAACTATCGCAAATTCAGGATTTGACACCCTTAAAATCAAGGCCGGAAGCGCCCTTGACTTTCTGGATGAGTTGGTCGGGGCACTTAAACACCATCCGTTTAAAATCCGTATCGATTTCAATGAACGTTTAGATGCTGGCTCCCTTCCCGATGCCCTCAATCGCTTAAAACCTCTTGAAGAGAAGATCGATTTTCTGGAGGATCCGACCCGCTTTGACCGCGAGATGTGGATAAAAGCCATGGAGCGCTCGCGTATTCCTTTTGCCAAAGACATGCGCCTCGAAGAGGCCTTTAGTGACAAATCGATTCCTATCTTAGTCATGAAGCCGGCCAAGCAAAATGAAGAGATGTTTTTGCAAGAGATGCATCCGGAGCAAAAAGTTGTGGTAACCAGCTACCTTGGCCACCCCTTGGGGCAAGTTCAGGCAGCTTATGTCGCAGGGGTAATGCAAAAGAGCATTCCGCTTGAGACCGCAGGGCTTAAATCCCATCACCAATATGAGACGGATGCTTTTTCAGAGAGGCTCGGCCCCCTTTCACCGCACTTCCAAGCACCGGCAGGCACTGGATGGGGATTCGATGACTTGCTCCCAAAACTTTCCTGGAGCTAGCGATGCAGCATCTTTTCCAGGAAGATAAAGCGCCGGTTCTCATCAACCCGGCCCTTCCTCGAGAACGCATCTCTTGTATTCAGGAACTTTTGTGGAAACACCCCTTTGCAACACCTCATCTTTGGATCGCCTCGTCGGGAAGTTTTGCCAAAGAAGGCACGAGTAAGTGGGTGGCCCTTTCCAGAGAGGCACTCTCTCTGTCTGCGGCGGCCGTGAACCAACACCTGCAGGCATCTGCCAACGATATATGGCTCAATCCTTTGCCTCTCTTTCATGTGGGAGGCCTTGGGATTGAGATACGAGCTCTGCTCACCAACTCGAAAGTGGTTCAGTTCAGACCAAGTGAAGAACGCTGGTCTCCGGCTCAATATTATCAGACGTTGTGCGAGACTAAAGCCACCCTGACTTCGCTAGTACCCACCCAACTCTATGATCTTGTCGTCATGGGGTTTACCTCGCCTCGCTATCTAAGGGCGGTGGTGATTGGCGGAGGGGCACTTGAAGAGTCTCTTTATCGGAGAGCTCGCGCGCTCGGGTGGCGCATTTTGCCGAGTTACGGTATGACTGAAGCTGCCTCGCAGGTCGCAACAGCTTCCTTAAGCTCCCTTGAGCAAGAGGGGTATCCTCGCCTGCAAATTCTGCCCCATCTCAGCATTGCTGTCGACGAGGATAATCTACTGACACTTTCTGGAAAGTCGCTTTTTTCCCTTTATGGAATGGTTGAAGGGGATTCCGTACGTTTTGTCGATCCGAAAGTTGCGGGGAGCTTCATCACAAAAGATCGGGGAGTCATTGATCGGGATGGACTCAAAATCCTTGGTCGGGCAGATGATATCGTGAAGATTGTGGGAGAAAACGTTGATATTTCAGCGCTGCAGCGGCTGATTGACCAGTTGAAGCTCTCCAAAGGGGTGCATGGAGACTGCTATGTGGTGCCTAAAAGTGATTCCAGAAGAGGGAGTAAGCTTGTGCTCGTTTTGTCTCAGGAGTTGCCAGAAGAAGACATTGATAACCTCCTGAAAGAGTATAATCTTTCCGTGTTTCCCTATGAGCGTATCGAGGAGAAGTTAATACTTCCCTCCCTTCCGAAAACGTCTCTTGGCAAGCTAGAGAGAAATAAATTGCCCCTTAGTTGAAATCGCATGATTTGTTTTCTGTAATCGGCTGTAAACAGAAAGTGCCTCAAAATTTGGTTTTTGCCGGCGAGAATGCTTTCGGGATTGAGCCATTCTCAAAGTCAAAAGATCAAATTTTGAGGCACTTTTGGCAAGGTGCAAATGATCAGTCTCAAGACGGGCTTTTAGTACCTACGATAATGCTAGCGATCCCTAAGCTGGCAGGGATGGTGCGCACATTGACAAACCCGGTTTCAATGAGCATCCGCTCTAGCGCGGAGGCAGTTTGAAATTGCTTGATGCTTTTGTTTAAGTATTGGTAAGCCTCTTTATCTTGAGTGACGAGCGATCCAATCATCGGGACAAAGGTTTTCAGGTAGAGGGAGTGAAAAAAGCCAACCAAAGGGTTTTTGGGCCTGGTCAGCTCCAGGATGCCCAAGGTTCCCCCGGGGACAAGTACACGGTGGGCCTCTTGAACACATTTCAGTGGGTTTTGGATGTTGCGGATACCATAGGCCACCGACACATTGGAAAAGGATCCTTCGTTGAAAGGCAGAAGAGTCGCGTCCCCCTCAACATAGGAAAAGACTGCTTCCTTGAAAGCTTCCGATTGCGCCTTCTCCTTGGCGACATCCAGCATAGGGGCGCAAAAATCAAGCAAGGTGACATCCGCTCCCTTGCTCTGGTGGGCAAATTCGATGGCGATATCTCCTGTTCCGGCGCAAAGATCAAGTATCTTGGAGGGGGGAGTGCCATTTAAAATTTCCCTGACGAGAGTGCGGTTCCACAATCTGTGCAAATTGAATGAAAGGGCTTTGTTGCAAAGATCGTAGCGTGCTGCGATTTTCCCAAACATTTCCTGAATAGTTTCAGGGGCAGATTTAGTGTAGGTCATTTTTGCTCCTTTTCATCCTTGTCGCAGAGAGAGCAGCTCCTCTTTGTACCGCAGCTTCCGTCTTTGTCCTGATGTGGATTTCGTCCGCAGGAACCCAGTCTGATTTTGTTTTTTCCTGTGACGAGATATCCTATTCCAATGAGGGCAAGTGCTATAGATACTATGACGAAGGCTAAAGCCACTGTTGTCAGGATGTTTTCCAAGGTAAGCGCTCCTCCATCTTTGTCCCCATCGTAGATGGGGGGTTGTTGCATTAATTTAGTGATCGCATCACAATAAAGCAAGAGCATTAAAGGGTTCATTAGCTATGAATGAAGCGCAAGAGAATCTATCTGTCGAGTCGTTCCTGATACTGCTCGCCCTAGTTTTTTTTACAGCTGTTTTCGCAAAAAGGATAGGCTATTACAGCTACCCTGAAAAATCCGTTCGATCGACTCCTTTTGTGTCTGTTTTTCAGTTTCTGATCGCATTCATACTCTTTTTCTCAGTCACGCTGGCAGCCTCTTTGTCAGGAGGTGCGATCATTCAAAAAACCGCACATTTGCTTCACATTCCCTTGGATGGGTATGCAATCCGTCTATTGAACGGTCTCCTGATGGTTTATGGAGTTACGTTAGCCCTATTTCTCTTCGCAAGAAGAAATCTGTTTCCCAAGCAGTCATTCTTCTCACCTGCAGTGATGGTAAAGGGAGCGCTATCGTGGTTCATCGCGTATCCGCAGATGCTATTGATCACCATTGGTTTGAACTATCTCCTGATGGAGCTTTTCCACCTCGAACCGGAGGAACAAACCAGTGTTTTGGAGTTGAAGGGAGCCAAGAGCCACCCGCCTCTTTTTTTTCTGATGATGTTTACCATCACTTTGATCGTACCGGTCTGCGAAGAGATATTGTTCCGCGGGTACCTTCAGAATTTTTTAAGGCGCTTTCTTCCCCGATTTCCTGCGATAGCTATCACATCGCTTGTGTTTGCTCTGTTTCACTTTTCCGGAAGCCAAAGTGCAGGCAACTTCGTGATACTGCCTTCCCTCTTCTTCTTTTCTCTCTATCTCGGATTTGTCTACGAAAAATGGGGGTCGCTTTCCGCTTCCTACGGCCTTCACGCCTTCTTCAATGGCGTCAGCTCCCTGATGATCGGCTCCAGTACTTGACAGACCGATAAATCCCTGAACGAAAAATTCGACTTTGGCAGCTCAGGGCCAGTATTGCTTCTTAAACCAAATTTTGAATTCACTGCGATATATCCTCTTTCAGCTAGCCTCTAAATAGACAGGCTGATAAGATGAAAAAATGATTATAAATCTCTTTTCATACAGAGACGCATGGTCCTCCAGTTGATGTCATACAAAATTTCAGCTTCTGGACTTTCCGATGTCGGCTTAGTCCGTGAGAATAATGAAGATATCTGGGCTGAGCTCCCAGAAGAGAAGTTCTATGTTCTTGCCGACGGAATGGGAGGTCACCAAGCAGGGGAGATCGCTTCGCAGGAAGCGGTATTCAACTTCCTTGAAATCATCCGCAAAGTCCTGACCTCCTCATCACGAAAGCTCAGTCTTAAAGAAATGAAAGACGCGATCAAAGAGAGCATCGAAGAGGTCAATAAAACCATTTACGAGATGGGCAGATCCGATCAGCAGCTCGGAGGAATGGGAACGACTTTTTGTTGCGTCCATTTCCACCCGGAGGCGGTGATTTACGCCCATGTAGGCGATAGCAGAATATATCACTTCGGCAAGGAAGGGCTGCAGCAGCTCACCAAAGATCATTCGCTCATGAGTGAACTGGTGGAGTTGGGCTATCTGAGCGAGCCGGAAGCTAAGGAATTCCTCTATAAGAACATCCTCACCCGAGCCATTGGCACCGAATCGAGTATCGTGCCGGCTGTCGGTTCTCGCGAAGTACAGGCGGATGATATTTTCATCATGTGCTCCGACGGTCTTTCCGATCTGGTATCCATTCAGGAGATAGAAGCGATCATTAGAGAGAGCCCAACAATCGATGATTGTGCGCAGGCTCTAGTTTCTGAGGCCAAAAGAAAAGGCGGTTATGATAATATAACTGTCGTTCTTCTTAAGGTTTTAGACGATGACAGCACAAAAAGGAATTTATCTAGATAACAACGCGTCGACAGAGATCGATCCCGCGGTTAAGCAAGCTTACTTTGATGCGATCGAGAAGTCGCTTGGCAACCCCTCCAGCATGCACTATGCCGGTCAGTCTCAAAAAAAGCTTTTGTCTGAGGCGCGCTACACAATTGCTTCCTATCTTGGCGTTAAACCGACAGAGATCTATTTCACCTCAGGCGCTACCGAATCAGTAAATATGATTTTGCGGGGAATTGCCGAAGTCCACCCAGGCTGCCATATCGTTTCTTCGAGCGTTGAGCACGCCTGTGTGATCAACACGCTGTCCCATCTTGAAAAAAAAGGGACACAAGTCACTTATATCCATCCCGGACTTTTTGGTGCGGCAACGAAAGAGCAGGTGGAATCGGCCCTGACAAAGGACACAAAATTGATCGCCTTAATGGCTATCAATAATGAAACCGGTGTCAAAACAGATATTGAAGCAATTGCCGAATTGGCCAAAAAGAGGGGGATTCCCTTCTTTGTCGATGGGGCGGCGCTGCTTGGTAAAGAGCGTTTTTCAATTCCCGCAGGTGTTACTGCCATGAGTTTTAGTGGTCATAAGTTACATGCCCCTAAGGGGATAGGGTTTTCCTTCGTCAGGAAAGGGCTTCGGTTTGCCTCGCAAATGACGGGAGGGGAACAGGAGTTTGGCAAACGGGGGGGGACAGAGAACACCCCGGCAATCGTAGCTCTTGCGAAAGCGGTCCAAATGTTGGAGCCGATTTTGGAGGGGGCCGAGATGCGGATGCGGGAGCTTCGCGACCTCTTTGAAGTGCTGCTTCTTCAGCAACTGCCAAATCTCTCGATCAATGGGCAAGGGGAGCGGGTTGCTAATACCTCGAATATTGCATTTCCAGGGATTGAGGGGGAGACGCTTCTCTCTACTCTCAGCTTACGGGGTGTTGCTGCAAGCCACGGGTCCGCTTGCGCTTCAGGCGCTTTAGAGCCGTCGCGCATCTTGCTTAACATGGGTATCGACCCACGCCTTGCCGCCTCATCGCTACGCTTTTCTCTTTCACGATTCACCACCCGGGAAGAGATAGAAGCGGCGGCGGAGATCATCGTCTCTTCTGTAAAACGTCCTTGAAAGACGGATACTTACTAGAGACTTCTCATAAGAGCGACTTAGAATTTGTGGACGCGCCCTAGTATCTTTTGAATGGCTCCATCGTCATCTTCGTCGTATATATCTCCTACAATTTCCTCGAATATAGCCTCCATGGTGATTATTCCTGATTCGGAAGAGGCATTATAGACAATAGCCATATGGGCTTTTTTTTCTTGCAGATGGCGTAGCGCTGTTAAAATAAGGGTAGTTTCCTGCACGTGGATTGCCTGCCTGCATAAAGAGATCCAATCGGTGTGGCCTGTTTTTTGAAAGGCCAGAAATTCTTTCGAATTTAAAATTCCTATAACTTTTCCTTCTTTAACGATTGGGAGTCTTGTGTGTCCTGACGCAATGACTGTTTTTTCGACTTCTTCTAAAGAGTTTTTTACATCAATAAAGACAACATCTTTCCATTTTACAAATATTTCCTTGACCGTCGTTCGCTCAATTTTCACCATATTCAGAATATATTGTTTATTTAATGGTGATAAGTCGCCTTCTAACTGGCCAATATTTAACTCCGTGTCCTCAGAATCCAAGTATTCTTTGGGAAATAGGCCTACTACCTTTTTAGTGGACCATTCAAAAACAGTCACAACGGGATGGATAAGACGGCTTGTAAGATTCAACCAGGGAGCTGTTAAAAAGGCTATGGAGACAGATCTTCTTAGGGCAAGGGTTTTGGGCACCAGCTCTCCTAACACAACGCTTGCGTAGGTCAGAGGAATGACGATCAGTATAATCGCCAAAATCTCAGCCATCGCCTCTCCAATCCCGAAGTGGTGAATCAGCAAGGGTGAAATACTCTCCTCGGCTCCAGCTCCTCCGACCGCCGCGGCAAAGGCCCCGACAAAAGTGATGCCGATTTGAATAGTAGACAGAGTTCGTTCCGGATTTTCCCGTAGCTGCAGCATCAGCTTGGCTTTTTCATTGCCTTGCCGAACTAATGATTTGAGAGTCGGCTTACTGACTGCGATAAAAGCTGTTTCCGACAACGCTAAAATGGCGTTAATCATTAAACATATCGTCACGACAATGAATTCAAACATTTTGTTCCGGTACTTACATGGTTTCAAAAGAGTTTATTTTGTTTGAAATATATCGATAACCGTAGTAGTGTTTACAGCTAAATATAATTAAACTCAAAGTAGAAAGTAATATATGAATGCAATCAGTATTTTCAATCCGTTCAGCGAAAAGTATCATGCGATTGAGCAATTTAGCGAACTCACTTTAGAACAAAAAATTGTAACGATTGCACTCACTTTGCTTGCGACGGTCGCTTCCCTGTTTCTTGCCACTACGGCCGTTTTTCGCTCATTGGTGAACCATTTCTACGTTGTAATAGATTCCACTAAAGAGACGAACGGGGCTTTGCCTGGGCTTTCGGCCAATTCAGATCAACCTAAGATCTTGCTAGCGATAGATACCACAAAGAAGAGGGTTCCTGCAAAAAAAATCGGTGGAAAAGAGACTGAAGTCAAAGAGAAAAAAGCACTCGGGCCGGAATTGGTCAATACCGCTGAGGCACCCGGCCAAGACGCAGAGAAGAAGGCTTCTCCTGCAGTCAAGAGAATGGTAGAAAAAACCAGACGTCGAGCCCGTTCCTTAGACTCTTCCGATTTCGTAGAAAGAGTTGCGGTGAGAAGAGCCCTTGATATGGCAGCTTTCAACACGGTCAAACCCTCCTTTTCAAAGGCAGAAGAGCTTCCTTCGATTGATCAGCCCGTACATGAGAAAGATCCGGCTGCACAGACACTCACCCTTGATGAGGATGACGCTGCGTTGATGTTAGCCAGGCTGTCGGAGTTGGCAGGTGTAGCTGGCACCTCCGAGGTCATCGAATTGGACCAGTCGTCGCTAGACTTCGTCGACAGCTTCCAAAATGAAGATCAGGATCAAATTTTAGAACAACTCAAGGGAATTGCAGAGACAACCCTTGAGCAAAAAAAGATCCTTAATCAGACAGTCCGAGAGGAGCTGGAAGTCTATTGTGATGAGGGAAGAGAGGAGGAGACCCTACCTGAATTTCCTCAAGAAGAGGCCGCAGAGGCAGACAACATTGAGACAACCTCGGATCTCTTCACCTCTATAATCGATAAAACGCAAGCGAGAAGAGATCTTGGCCTAGAGGAAGGGCATTGCAATATGGTGAATTACATCATTCGCTATATCAGGGAGTGGGTAGCGTCTGGAGACAACGAGACAAAGCACATCCGGAACACCGATCCGGTGACGTTCCGAGAGGGTGCTATCGTGAAAGCTGAAGACGATCTCTCCGCCCTGAAGGCTGTTCATTACTTTTTTCATTTTCTGAAAGAGACCTTTGGCACTCATCTTGCCGACGGTGTTTTTAAGAGATACAGCTTGTTTAATAAAAAAGCGGTTAGCCTCCAAGACATCAAGCAGGCGATGATCGCTGTCGCGTCGAGGGTCACTGAAAACGATCTGAAGATGTTGTTCGAACATGTCAGGCTCGATAAACCCGGAGCTTTGACCTCCTACCGCGCAGGTGATTTGCTGTATCAGATCAATGATAGGCTCTACCTGCAAATCAGAGGCAAAAAGACGTTCGATCAGCTTTCAACCGACGAAATCAATTTCTTGCATTCAGCCTTCCGTACGGTTTCTTTCAGTCAGTTGGGGTACGAGGGGCTGGATGTGTTGTTCCACATCAAAAAGGATTTTGTACCGCAAACAGTCTTGGATAACGCGAAAGATCCTCGGGATGTCAAGGCCAAAATAAGAGAAACAGAGATTACGGATTACGAGACTTTCCTGTTTGGCAAAGACATCGACGCTCTTATCCTGATGGAATCGTGGAAGGATCTCGATCTGACCTATCCGGAGTTGGCTATGGGTGAGTGGATCGGAAAGTCGCTGGCTTACCAAGAGCTAAAGCCGGGGCTGATCCTGCCGATGCCTATGATTGAAAATCTCGGTGCGGCTGACGTTTCGGTGCCCAAGCTTTACAAGGTTGCCAAATCGCTCCCGAGTAAAAAGGATGCTGTCATTGCGCATGTAATCGCTCCGCTGAATGAGCATCAGTCCATCTGGCCAAAAAATCCTGATTCAAGCAGCGAAGATGTGTTTTTAGCTTTCAGGGGGAGCATGGCGGGTGCGAATGTCGACAGCGGCATGACCTGGGTGCGCGATTTCCACCACCAGGGTGTCGGCAGGGTGACATACGATGCGAGGGAAGCGGAAATCCAGGCAATGGTCGAAGAGTACCTGGAGGGAACTTCGTGCAATAGCGTGACTTTACGTGTGACGGGCCACAGCTTGGGGGCTTGCGACTGTCAGAGAGGCCTTGTATCCGTTCTGGAAAAAATCGCCGCGTCAGAAGAAGGCAGCCCCTGGAGAAAGGTTAAGAGAGTGGTTCTAACCTCTTTCAACGCTCCCAAAGTCAATCCCACTGTCAATAAGAGGATGAAAGAGGCGGTGCGCACAATCAATCAAAAAGCGATCGATGTAGCAGTCGATGTAAAGCACCTTCGCTTTTATGACAAGAGCCACGAGGATCATGTTCAATGGGGTGGAGATATCTTGCTCGGGGCCGATTATCACGGAGGAACGGGAGAAGAGGTCTTTAAACACGCGCACAATGTCACCAGAACGATTGTTAAAGTTTTGATGGATGAAGACAAGGGCTTGAGTGGCGAGGGGGTGCTTGCGCGTCATGGAAACCGCACTTTCAACAAGGCTATTTGCAATGTGCCCTTCAGAATTGAAACTCTCTCAGGTGAGATAGAGACCGAAAGGCTGGCTATGGAAAAGGAGATGGCGGGTAACTATTACTGGAACGAGGACGAGATGACTGAAGGCCAAAAAATCATTGGCAACATCACTTGGTATGCAAGCTGGTTTGGCCTAAGGCAGCCCGGCAAGGTTCTGAGAGCAGTCCTGATCAACGCTCCGCATCAGGTCGCATTGAAAATGAACAGGTATCAAAACGGTTCGATATACGAGATGCTTGATCAGGCCAGAAATAGCTGACGCCTTAGAGACTGCCTTTAAATTAAAATCGTGAGATGTGTGTGGGCAGTCTCTAATTACAGGCTTGCTGCCGAGATCAGTTCCGTGAGCCGCTACTCAGGTTTGGTGGAGACGGATACGGTTTTGATCCCCATCATCGAAGTCTCTTTTACCGTCAGATCCGCGCCTGCAAGAGAGACACTGTCTCCCTTTTCAGGGGGGTGAGAGAGGTTCTCGGCGATCAGATCGCCCAAGGTGTCTTTTTCGTTATCGGACAATCGAATGTGGAACTTGCTGAAAAATTCACCGGTCGTCATGTCGGCAGGAATTGTTTTATCTTTCAAT
It encodes:
- the menB gene encoding 1,4-dihydroxy-2-naphthoyl-CoA synthase, which produces MTVETKTEIWHPIKVYQDIKYEETGDGIAKITINRPHVRNAFRPETVIEMQDAFNHARESASIGVIILTGEGTEAFCSGGDQKIRGDKGYVGSDGIPRLNVLDLQKQIRSIPKPVIAQVAGYAIGGGHVLHVVCDLSIAAENAIFGQVGPKVGSFDGGLGSSYLARIVGQKKAREIWYLCRQYNAQEALEMGLVNKVVPVEQLEEETLEWCREILKHSPLALRCLKASLNADCDGQMGLLDLAGNATLLYYMTEEAKEGKNAFLEKRKPNFSKFKRLP
- the menA gene encoding 1,4-dihydroxy-2-naphthoate octaprenyltransferase, with the protein product MSYGQPASLAKRGAYFFMAIRPKTLTASIAPVLVAIAYVYAASSQFSVPILISALSTFLSLQIAVNLFNDALDFKKGADTKDRLGPCRVTQSGLFSPGTVMLLGTLFIVLSFLTAIPLYLKGGWPIFLISCLSALAAYVYTGGPFPLAYHGLGELFVLIFFGPVSVVSIAYVELGEFSPEALLAGLQVGLLATVMIAINNLRDIEQDKIADKKTLATRLGMKASRALIALYLFLPFALGFFWPSFGYNIAFYLPLTLLPFSITLIRAIYRTAPSTEYNGYLARAALIHLLFGVYLSIGLLVYFYV
- a CDS encoding enolase C-terminal domain-like protein — protein: MFKILAHPYSLRLKNIRSSRLLNHKREGALLRFSFPDGSSGYSDLHPWEEFGDLSLDQEIELLKSGRPTALGFRALQLAAKDAEFRRQGVNALEGLTVPKSHFLLSGDEHKDHKLLETIANSGFDTLKIKAGSALDFLDELVGALKHHPFKIRIDFNERLDAGSLPDALNRLKPLEEKIDFLEDPTRFDREMWIKAMERSRIPFAKDMRLEEAFSDKSIPILVMKPAKQNEEMFLQEMHPEQKVVVTSYLGHPLGQVQAAYVAGVMQKSIPLETAGLKSHHQYETDAFSERLGPLSPHFQAPAGTGWGFDDLLPKLSWS
- the ubiE gene encoding bifunctional demethylmenaquinone methyltransferase/2-methoxy-6-polyprenyl-1,4-benzoquinol methylase UbiE — its product is MTYTKSAPETIQEMFGKIAARYDLCNKALSFNLHRLWNRTLVREILNGTPPSKILDLCAGTGDIAIEFAHQSKGADVTLLDFCAPMLDVAKEKAQSEAFKEAVFSYVEGDATLLPFNEGSFSNVSVAYGIRNIQNPLKCVQEAHRVLVPGGTLGILELTRPKNPLVGFFHSLYLKTFVPMIGSLVTQDKEAYQYLNKSIKQFQTASALERMLIETGFVNVRTIPASLGIASIIVGTKSPS
- a CDS encoding type II CAAX endopeptidase family protein, producing the protein MNEAQENLSVESFLILLALVFFTAVFAKRIGYYSYPEKSVRSTPFVSVFQFLIAFILFFSVTLAASLSGGAIIQKTAHLLHIPLDGYAIRLLNGLLMVYGVTLALFLFARRNLFPKQSFFSPAVMVKGALSWFIAYPQMLLITIGLNYLLMELFHLEPEEQTSVLELKGAKSHPPLFFLMMFTITLIVPVCEEILFRGYLQNFLRRFLPRFPAIAITSLVFALFHFSGSQSAGNFVILPSLFFFSLYLGFVYEKWGSLSASYGLHAFFNGVSSLMIGSST
- a CDS encoding AMP-binding protein → MQHLFQEDKAPVLINPALPRERISCIQELLWKHPFATPHLWIASSGSFAKEGTSKWVALSREALSLSAAAVNQHLQASANDIWLNPLPLFHVGGLGIEIRALLTNSKVVQFRPSEERWSPAQYYQTLCETKATLTSLVPTQLYDLVVMGFTSPRYLRAVVIGGGALEESLYRRARALGWRILPSYGMTEAASQVATASLSSLEQEGYPRLQILPHLSIAVDEDNLLTLSGKSLFSLYGMVEGDSVRFVDPKVAGSFITKDRGVIDRDGLKILGRADDIVKIVGENVDISALQRLIDQLKLSKGVHGDCYVVPKSDSRRGSKLVLVLSQELPEEDIDNLLKEYNLSVFPYERIEEKLILPSLPKTSLGKLERNKLPLS
- a CDS encoding alpha/beta fold hydrolase, whose translation is MIRLIALHGFLGRGSDFHFLKGKLPPSLDLAAPSFFSPGECAKWQHPLDSMGEVLNNYIGELWPGEKPVLLGYSMGGRLGLQALKRKESSFRAAIFVSTHFGLTDREQRLARIEEDSKLSARMEIESFSKFCDEWDRRPLFEGAPKVLRRESQFDKSALSFALNEWSLGKQEYFKAMVEKLDIPILVISGENDLTFRDMALSLKLKNPHSLTFIAKETNHRVPWQSKELFISAVNHFINKL